In the genome of Drosophila yakuba strain Tai18E2 chromosome 3R, Prin_Dyak_Tai18E2_2.1, whole genome shotgun sequence, one region contains:
- the LOC6538996 gene encoding pH-sensitive chloride channel 2, whose product MAVKTQRAKNKIENCREIVAKSSHSCKLGNFESRDSRNNELFDMTNRRMDTLGIFVLISYLGLSSAAGVHLSDIQQNLAANGSVVLSPLNSTDAFSVAINLSQSTVNNCPSLANAESMALMELLTRLTAGCRYDKMVPPVVHNKDGEEVPMDIYARFYIYVMKNLDSSDLQFTVQGLLQLRYLDPRLAFSSYLPNRRQPIMGESELKKMLWVPHIFLTNEQASTVLGTSAKDELTTIYPNGTVLTSTRLQATLYCWMNFQKFPFDEQKCITTLESWMYNTSLVQLHWETDNPVSFDKQLQLTEYNLIGSLYNESIRVSNESYMSHGSLEGNYSIISFTVLLTREVGYYVIDYFLPSIMIVTISWVSFWLQADQTPARTTLGCTTLLSFITLSLSQENNLMKVSYVTMSEVWFLVCTIFIFGSLVEFAFVNTIWRRNNDLQLKKRTTKYIVKSTFVPHLKKHRRHGYRRTDSTMSTMSTTSMDKSCGANNTVITIETPIIIGGSLSREDSAISLDEQDETSTSESGDSTKEKPAQTFATMTPKEVSLWIDRKMRFVFPLSFVVFNALFWTLVYCL is encoded by the exons ATGGCCGTGAAAACGCAGCGcgcgaaaaacaaaatagaaaattgTCGCGAAATCGTCGCGAAATCATCGCACTCCTGCAAACTTGGTAACTTTGAGTCCCGTGATTCGAGAAACAACGAGCTATTTGATATGACTAACCGGAGAATGGACACACTCGGGATCTTCGTACTCATTAGCTACTTGGGATTATCAAGTGCGGCCGGAGTTCATCTGAGCGATATTCAACAGAATCTGG CCGCCAATGGATCGGTGGTGCTATCCCCTCTGAACTCCACGGATGCCTTCAGCGTGGCCATCAACCTGTCGCAGTCCACGGTGAACAATTGTCCTTCGCTGGCCAACGCAGAGTCCATGGCGCTGATGGAGCTGCTGACGAGATTAACCGCAGGCTGTCGCTATGACAAGATGGTGCCACCCGTGGTCCACAACAAGGATGGTGAGGAGGTGCCCATGGACATATACGCGCGATTCTACATCTATGTGATGAAGAACCTGGACTCAAGTGACCTGCAGTTCACGGTGCAGGGTCTGCTGCAGTTGCGCTACTTGGATCCGCGCCTGGCCTTCTCCAGCTATCTGCCCAACCGCAGGCAGCCCATCATGGGCGAGTCGGAGCTGAAGAAGATGCTCTGGGTGCCGCACATATTCCTGACCAACGAGCAGGCCTCCACGGTGCTGGGCACCAGTGCCAAGGACGAGCTGACCACCATTTATCCGAATGGCACGGTTCTGACTTCCACGCGGCTGCAGGCCACACTGTACTGCTGGATGAACTTCCAGAAGTTTCCGTTCGATGAGCAGAAGTGCATAACGACCCTGGAGAGCTGGATGTACAACACCTCGCTGGTGCAGCTCCACTGGGAGACCGACAACCCCGTCAGCTTCGACAAGCAACTGCAGCTGACGGAATACAACCTGATTGGATCTCTGTACAATGAATCCATTCGGGTGTCCAACGAATCCTACATGTCCCACGGCTCACTGGAGGGCAACTACAGCATCATCAGCTTCACCGTCCTGCTGACGCGGGAGGTGGGCTACTATGTGATCGACTACTTCCTGCCCTCGATCATGATAGTGACCATTTCGTGGGTGTCCTTCTGGCTGCAGGCGGATCAAACCCCGGCCAGAACTACTCTGGGCTGCACCACGCTGCTCTCCTTCATCACGCTGTCCCTGTCGCAGGAGAACAACCTGATGAAGGTGAGCTATGTGACCATGTCGGAGGTGTGGTTCCTGGTCTGCACCATCTTCATATTCGGCAGCCTGGTGGAGTTCGCCTTCGTAAACACCATCTGGCGGCGGAACAACGATCTGCAGCTCAAGAAGCGAACCACCAAGTACATAGTCAAGTCCACATTTGTCCCGCATCTAAAGAAACATCGCAGGCATGGATACAGAAGGACCGACAGCACCATGAGCACCATGAGCACCACCAGCATGGACAAGTCCTGTGGTGCCAACAACACCGTCATCACCATAGAGACCCCCATCATCATTGGCGGCAGTCTCAGTCGCGAGGACTCGGCCATCAGCTTGGACGAGCAGGACGAGACCTCCACCTCGGAGTCCGGCGATTCCACGAAGGAGAAGCCCGCCCAGACCTTCGCCACCATGACGCCCAAGGAGGTGTCCCTGTGGATCGATCGCAAGATGCGCTTCGTCTTCCCGCTGTCCTTCGTCGTGTTCAATGCCTTGTTTTGGACCCTGGTCTACTGCCTTTGA